Genomic DNA from Vicinamibacterales bacterium:
TGTCGAGGTGCTCTGGCAACACAAAGGAACCGGCAGCTCCTCCGAGCAACACGGTCTTGAGACGTTTACCACTGCTTATTCCACCAGACAGATCCAAGAGTTCACGTAACGTTGTACCGAACGGCACCTCATAGAGACCTGGCTGCTCCACAGCACCAGACACGCAAAAGAGCTTCGAACCAGTCGATTGTTCGGTGCCAACCCCGGCGAAAGCCGACCTACCTTCAAGCAATATGTCGAGGACGTTAGCTAGCGTCTCTACATTGTTAATGACGGTCGGCTTACCGAACAAGCCCACCTCCACTGGAAACGGTGGTTTGTTCCTGGGCTCGCCGCGAAAACCCTCGATCGAACTGAACAGCGCCGTTTCCTCACCGCAGATATAGGCACCGGCACCACGACGAACGTCGATATCGAAGGAAAATCCACTGCCCATCACATCGGGACCCAGAAGACCTGCCGATCGGCACTCGCGGATCGCGTGCTCCAGTCGCGCGGTAGCAAACGGATACTCGCCCCGTATATAAAGGTATCCCTGGTCAGCACCAACGGCAAAACCTGCAATTGTCATCGACTCGACGATGGCAAACGGGTCTTCCTCCATCAAGACGCGGTCCTTGAATGTCCCAGGTTCAGATTCATCGGCGTTGCACACTAAGTAATGTGGCTTGACCGGAGCCTTAGCCACGGCATCCCACTTACGGCCAGTTGGAAACGCCGCACCGCCACGGCCTTGTAGCTTTGACCCCGATACTTCTGCAATCACCTGCGCCGGCCCGATTTCAATCGCTCGGCGAAGTGCTGCATATCCATTGGCGGACTGATATGCAGCAAGACTCGTCGGGTCACAAGCGTCAACACGCCGTAGTAAGCGCAAGGCTGGATCTCGCGGTCCGGTGGTTTGTGGCGTTGAAATGGAAGGAGGTGTCGGTATAGCAGCACCATTCAACACCTCTTCAATATCTTCCACCTTCGCAGGCGCCACCGTACCGTCCGCCCCATCACCAGCCAACTGAAACAGAACGGCTGGCGCACGTTCGCAAAGTCCGAGACAAGGGCTTCGATGCCAAGTCGCTTTCCCGTTTACCGATGGCGTTCCTGGGGAACCCAATTTACGCTCTAGTGTCGCGCACAACCCGTCTGCACCACGTA
This window encodes:
- a CDS encoding NAD(P)H-dependent oxidoreductase subunit E, giving the protein MDLKLLPVEANEIERAAVATIIEHRSDLPEAEQVAGEGLQEARARRHLLLPALHAVQKKVGWISQGAFNEICRQLLIPPAEAYGVASFYALFSTNERPARVAHVCDDIACKLRGADGLCATLERKLGSPGTPSVNGKATWHRSPCLGLCERAPAVLFQLAGDGADGTVAPAKVEDIEEVLNGAAIPTPPSISTPQTTGPRDPALRLLRRVDACDPTSLAAYQSANGYAALRRAIEIGPAQVIAEVSGSKLQGRGGAAFPTGRKWDAVAKAPVKPHYLVCNADESEPGTFKDRVLMEEDPFAIVESMTIAGFAVGADQGYLYIRGEYPFATARLEHAIRECRSAGLLGPDVMGSGFSFDIDVRRGAGAYICGEETALFSSIEGFRGEPRNKPPFPVEVGLFGKPTVINNVETLANVLDILLEGRSAFAGVGTEQSTGSKLFCVSGAVEQPGLYEVPFGTTLRELLDLSGGISSGKRLKTVLLGGAAGSFVLPEHLDTPLTFEGTRAINASLGSGVVMAFDENAEMRGIVLRIAAFFRNESCGQCVPCRVGTVRQEELLQRLVRDDAQPSAEAELLDELAQVMRDASICGLGHTAANAVQSAVTLGLFGGLTDE